One part of the Pandoraea faecigallinarum genome encodes these proteins:
- a CDS encoding LysR family transcriptional regulator, protein MIDRITAMRTFVRVAEVGSFTKAALSLDIPRATATTQVQHLERWFGVALFTRSTRRVALTMEGAAYYERCTAILADVEEVESGLFGAQAQLRGRLVVVLPPVIAREVVMPSLAEFQARYPGLEIALDATPAHGDWRGDGVDCGVVLGELPDSRLVARRLGDLPRVTCASRRYLDSHGTPGDLDDLATHTSVKWLSAPAESFGSLAPAGASATSPGGEGFPLPTRCGDLTMIVGGKATCVRTRGQLHVGDEAAYLAAGLEGLGLIQPTLLAAAPYLASGRLVPVLPKCPPPPLRLSAAYPAQKRVSPRVRAFVDWLAQICEPLGTARAGAMAEGKAEREADAKADVKADAKADAKADASAGTYVPLPVLPDGAPSSDRRSFTLPA, encoded by the coding sequence ATGATCGATCGCATCACTGCCATGCGCACGTTTGTGCGTGTGGCCGAAGTCGGCAGCTTCACCAAGGCGGCGCTGTCGCTGGACATTCCGCGCGCGACCGCCACAACGCAAGTGCAGCATCTCGAACGCTGGTTCGGCGTGGCGCTCTTCACGCGCTCGACGCGGCGTGTCGCACTCACGATGGAGGGGGCCGCGTACTACGAGCGATGCACGGCCATTCTCGCGGATGTCGAGGAAGTCGAATCGGGCCTGTTCGGCGCGCAGGCGCAACTGCGTGGACGTCTCGTCGTCGTGCTGCCGCCGGTCATCGCGCGCGAGGTCGTCATGCCATCGCTTGCCGAGTTTCAGGCGCGCTATCCGGGGCTGGAAATCGCACTGGATGCGACGCCCGCGCACGGCGACTGGCGCGGCGACGGCGTCGATTGCGGTGTGGTGCTCGGCGAGTTGCCTGACTCGCGTCTGGTCGCGCGACGTCTCGGCGATCTGCCCCGGGTCACGTGCGCGAGCCGTCGCTATCTCGACTCCCACGGCACGCCCGGCGACCTCGACGATCTGGCCACGCATACCTCGGTGAAATGGTTGTCGGCGCCCGCGGAGTCGTTCGGATCCCTGGCGCCGGCCGGTGCATCCGCCACGTCGCCGGGCGGAGAAGGCTTCCCGCTGCCGACACGCTGTGGCGATCTCACGATGATCGTCGGCGGCAAGGCCACTTGCGTGCGCACGCGCGGACAATTGCATGTGGGCGACGAGGCGGCGTATCTCGCGGCCGGGCTGGAGGGACTCGGGCTGATTCAGCCCACGCTGCTGGCGGCGGCACCCTATCTGGCTTCCGGCCGTCTGGTGCCGGTATTGCCGAAATGCCCGCCGCCGCCGTTGCGTCTGTCGGCGGCGTACCCGGCGCAAAAGCGCGTGTCGCCGCGTGTGCGGGCGTTCGTCGACTGGCTCGCGCAGATTTGCGAGCCGCTGGGAACAGCGCGAGCCGGGGCGATGGCCGAAGGGAAAGCCGAGCGGGAGGCGGACGCAAAGGCCGACGTAAAGGCCGACGCAAAAGCCGACGCAAAAGCCGACGCTAGTGCCGGTACTTACGTGCCGTTGCCGGTCTTACCCGACGGTGCGCCATCCAGCGACCGGCGTTCGTTCACGCTGCCGGCGTAA
- a CDS encoding IS110 family transposase codes for MNCTAVGVDIAKSVFQVHYVDQETGEIVNKPIKRAKFLEHFANRAPCLIGMEACGGAHHWARQLAKLGHEVKLMPGEFVKAFNIRNKSDAADAKAIWLAVQQPGKPVAVKTEMQQAMLGLHRMRQQLIKFRTMQINALRGLLTEYGEVMGKSRAKLDKEIPAVLERIAERLPAVLIDTFRAQWNGLEKLDEQIAEIERRMREWKKEDKAVKAISEIPGVGLLTATAAVAMMGDAKAFSSGREFAAWVGIVPKQTGSGGKVNLHGISKRGDTYLRTLLIHGARSVLTHAKEPGEWVEQIQKRRPKNVVIVALANKMARTIWAVLAHDRQYQKGYVSVKPV; via the coding sequence GTGAATTGTACGGCAGTGGGTGTAGACATCGCGAAAAGTGTGTTCCAAGTGCATTACGTCGATCAGGAAACTGGCGAGATCGTGAACAAGCCGATCAAGCGGGCAAAGTTCCTTGAGCATTTTGCGAACCGAGCGCCGTGCCTGATCGGGATGGAAGCGTGCGGTGGTGCGCACCACTGGGCCCGGCAACTCGCGAAGCTGGGCCACGAGGTGAAGCTGATGCCGGGGGAGTTCGTAAAGGCTTTCAACATCAGGAACAAGAGCGATGCGGCTGATGCGAAGGCGATCTGGCTGGCCGTGCAGCAGCCGGGCAAGCCGGTCGCAGTAAAGACCGAAATGCAGCAAGCCATGCTGGGGCTGCACCGGATGAGACAGCAACTGATCAAATTTCGCACGATGCAGATTAATGCTCTGCGAGGGCTGCTAACGGAATACGGTGAAGTGATGGGCAAGAGTCGGGCGAAGCTCGATAAGGAAATACCCGCTGTGCTCGAACGGATTGCGGAGCGTTTGCCTGCCGTGCTGATCGATACGTTTCGCGCGCAGTGGAACGGACTGGAGAAGCTTGATGAGCAGATCGCTGAGATCGAGCGTCGGATGCGCGAGTGGAAGAAAGAGGATAAGGCGGTCAAGGCCATCAGCGAGATTCCCGGTGTTGGATTACTGACGGCAACAGCAGCTGTCGCGATGATGGGAGATGCGAAAGCGTTCAGTTCGGGACGAGAGTTTGCCGCGTGGGTTGGGATCGTGCCGAAGCAGACGGGTTCGGGCGGCAAGGTGAACTTGCATGGCATATCAAAGCGCGGCGACACATATCTGCGCACCCTGCTGATTCACGGTGCACGATCTGTGCTGACGCATGCGAAAGAGCCCGGTGAGTGGGTCGAACAAATCCAGAAGCGGCGGCCAAAAAATGTCGTAATCGTCGCGTTAGCCAACAAGATGGCGCGAACGATCTGGGCAGTTCTTGCCCATGACCGGCAGTACCAGAAGGGATACGTGAGCGTGAAACCCGTCTAA